A stretch of the Butyricicoccus intestinisimiae genome encodes the following:
- a CDS encoding polysaccharide deacetylase family protein, which produces MNSRWMIAQGRTVLTAGAVLAVLLLAGGWLFSHPMSVSANQSVILLPAAMYHSVTDAGDSPAQYVISPSMLESDLQYLQAHGRETVTIHDLLAYVQDGAALPEKPVLLTFDDGYYNNYKYAYPLLKQYGMRAVLSPVASLTERFSQTDEAEQEAWSYCTKQELKEMADSGVFEIQNHSYDFHELKPRKGCLRMAGETAAAYRQCFLSDTQRAQDLFVSLGIEAPVCYTYPYGAVNAEAEALTAVCGFSVTLRCEEGVTALTRDTACLQGIRRNNRDGRWSSAQFWDALLAQTEG; this is translated from the coding sequence GTGAACAGCCGCTGGATGATTGCCCAAGGGCGGACGGTGCTGACGGCGGGCGCAGTGCTTGCCGTCCTGCTGCTGGCGGGCGGCTGGCTGTTTTCTCATCCAATGTCTGTATCCGCAAATCAATCGGTTATTTTGCTGCCTGCGGCGATGTATCACAGCGTGACCGATGCGGGAGATTCTCCGGCACAGTATGTCATTTCGCCGTCTATGCTGGAGAGTGACCTGCAATATCTTCAAGCACACGGGCGGGAGACGGTTACCATCCATGATTTGCTCGCATATGTGCAAGATGGCGCAGCGCTGCCGGAAAAACCGGTGTTGTTGACGTTTGATGACGGGTATTATAACAATTATAAATACGCCTATCCGCTGCTCAAGCAATACGGCATGCGGGCGGTGCTGTCGCCGGTCGCCAGCCTGACCGAACGGTTTTCTCAGACCGATGAGGCGGAACAGGAAGCGTGGTCGTACTGCACCAAGCAGGAACTCAAGGAAATGGCGGATTCCGGTGTGTTTGAGATACAGAATCATTCGTATGATTTTCACGAGTTAAAGCCGCGCAAGGGCTGCCTGCGCATGGCGGGAGAGACTGCGGCGGCATATCGGCAGTGCTTTTTGTCCGACACGCAGCGGGCGCAGGATTTGTTTGTCTCGCTGGGTATAGAGGCGCCGGTGTGCTATACGTATCCATACGGCGCTGTCAATGCGGAAGCGGAAGCACTGACGGCGGTGTGCGGCTTTTCGGTCACGCTGCGCTGTGAAGAAGGCGTGACGGCGCTCACGCGGGATACGGCGTGCCTACAAGGCATTCGGCGCAACAATCGGGACGGCAGATGGAGCAGCGCGCAGTTTTGGGATGCACTGCTCGCACAGACGGAGGGATGA
- the tsf gene encoding translation elongation factor Ts produces MAFSAKDVKALREQTNVGMMDCKKALTEADGDFDKAIEILREKGLAKAAKKASRVAAEGIVSIEICDKCGAAAIVEVNSETDFVAKNADFQKFASDVAKVVIAENPADLDALKAAKMGDVTVEGALQEKVLTIGENLQIRRFERYDESTVNVGYTHMGGVIGVLVGLEVSDNLKGNPAVVELGKDIGMQAAAMRPLFMDKSDVDQATLDKEKEILLIQATEENKTAAKPKPQQIIEKMVMGRIGKYYEENCLLQQAFVKENKVSVEKHIAAVAKELGGSIKLVKYTRYEKGEGIEKKQDDFAAEVASMAK; encoded by the coding sequence ATGGCATTTTCTGCAAAGGATGTAAAGGCACTGCGCGAGCAGACCAATGTTGGTATGATGGATTGTAAGAAGGCACTGACCGAAGCTGACGGTGACTTCGACAAGGCAATTGAGATCCTGCGTGAGAAGGGTCTGGCAAAGGCTGCTAAGAAGGCTAGCCGCGTTGCTGCTGAGGGCATCGTAAGCATCGAGATCTGCGACAAGTGCGGCGCTGCTGCAATCGTAGAAGTAAACTCTGAGACCGACTTCGTTGCAAAGAACGCTGACTTCCAGAAGTTCGCTTCTGACGTAGCAAAGGTTGTTATCGCTGAGAATCCGGCAGATCTGGACGCTCTGAAGGCTGCTAAGATGGGCGACGTAACCGTTGAAGGCGCTCTGCAGGAGAAGGTTCTGACCATCGGCGAGAATCTGCAGATCCGCCGCTTCGAGCGTTACGACGAGAGCACCGTAAACGTTGGCTACACCCATATGGGCGGCGTTATCGGCGTTCTGGTTGGTCTGGAAGTTTCCGACAACCTGAAGGGCAATCCGGCAGTTGTTGAGCTGGGCAAGGACATCGGCATGCAGGCAGCTGCAATGCGCCCGCTGTTCATGGACAAGTCTGACGTAGATCAGGCTACTCTGGACAAGGAGAAGGAAATCCTGCTCATCCAGGCTACCGAGGAAAACAAGACCGCTGCTAAGCCGAAGCCGCAGCAGATCATCGAGAAGATGGTTATGGGCCGCATCGGCAAGTACTACGAGGAGAACTGCCTCCTGCAGCAGGCTTTCGTAAAGGAGAACAAGGTTTCCGTAGAGAAGCACATCGCTGCTGTTGCTAAGGAACTGGGCGGCTCCATCAAGCTGGTTAAGTACACTCGCTACGAGAAGGGCGAGGGCATCGAGAAGAAGCAGGACGACTTCGCAGCAGAAGTTGCTTCCATGGCAAAGTAA
- a CDS encoding PRC-barrel domain-containing protein, with product MKCNCQNGCRLAELRCKEVISVSDGSRLGYVSDVEIDTCTGRVAALVVPAKNNLAFWNRKQDYVIPWEAIRRIGDDIILTSFCADAPVQAPCAKEF from the coding sequence ATGAAATGCAACTGTCAAAACGGCTGCCGCCTCGCGGAGCTGCGCTGCAAAGAGGTCATCAGCGTCAGCGATGGCAGCCGCCTCGGCTATGTCAGCGATGTGGAAATCGACACGTGCACGGGCAGGGTGGCGGCGCTTGTTGTGCCGGCAAAAAATAATCTGGCGTTTTGGAACCGAAAACAGGACTATGTCATTCCGTGGGAGGCGATTCGCCGCATCGGGGACGATATTATTTTGACCAGCTTTTGCGCCGATGCGCCGGTGCAGGCGCCGTGTGCAAAAGAATTTTGA
- a CDS encoding Fur family transcriptional regulator: protein MKYSRQRELVREAVEKSSIHPTADEVYQEVRKREPTISLATVYRNLNQLSENHLIRRVVVPGDSDHFDHTLKEHEHMICTQCGCVVDIWPQVSLQALFSGMEGAHITGYDLTLYGICDDCARKRGEAELQDTAHV from the coding sequence ATGAAATATTCCAGACAGAGAGAGCTTGTGCGGGAAGCAGTGGAAAAATCTTCGATTCACCCGACGGCGGATGAGGTGTATCAGGAGGTTCGGAAGCGGGAGCCGACCATCAGCTTGGCGACGGTGTACCGCAATCTCAATCAGCTTTCGGAAAATCATCTGATTCGGCGCGTTGTCGTTCCGGGAGATTCCGACCATTTCGACCACACGCTCAAGGAGCACGAGCACATGATCTGCACCCAGTGCGGATGCGTGGTGGACATTTGGCCGCAGGTGTCGCTGCAGGCGCTGTTTTCCGGCATGGAGGGCGCACACATCACGGGGTACGATTTGACGCTGTACGGCATTTGCGACGACTGCGCACGCAAGCGCGGCGAGGCGGAGCTGCAGGATACAGCGCATGTATAA
- a CDS encoding aldolase catalytic domain-containing protein, which translates to MAPQKGNLMTFREDVRVLDCTIRDGGLCNDFRFTDDFVRDLYQTNLATGTDYMEFGYKASVDLFNPEDFGKWKFCSDEDIYDIVGDNDTNMKISVMADVGRTDYKRDIRERSNSPVDLVRVATYVKTIPAAIDMIEHCAKMGYETTCNVMAVTQARREDLLEALELLGKSPIHTVYIVDSYGSLYPEEIRDISDMYLEKMDKYGKQVGIHAHNNMQLAFANTITACANGVSMLDATMNGMGRGAGNCMMEQLMTFLRNPKYQLPPVLRFVEQHMDKLRAEGVKWGYDTPYLLTGYMDMHPRTAIAFTKDNRHDYATYFANLGHE; encoded by the coding sequence ATGGCACCACAGAAAGGCAATTTGATGACCTTCCGCGAAGACGTCCGCGTGCTGGACTGCACCATTCGCGACGGAGGACTGTGCAACGACTTCCGCTTTACGGATGATTTCGTTCGAGACTTGTACCAGACCAATCTGGCAACCGGTACGGATTACATGGAGTTTGGATATAAGGCTTCTGTCGATCTGTTCAATCCGGAGGACTTTGGCAAGTGGAAGTTTTGCAGCGATGAGGACATCTATGACATTGTCGGAGACAATGACACCAACATGAAAATCTCTGTTATGGCGGACGTTGGACGCACCGACTACAAGCGCGACATCCGCGAGAGAAGCAACAGTCCGGTGGATTTGGTGCGCGTGGCAACCTACGTCAAGACGATTCCGGCAGCCATTGATATGATTGAGCACTGTGCCAAGATGGGATACGAGACCACCTGCAACGTCATGGCAGTGACGCAGGCGCGCCGCGAGGATCTGCTGGAAGCGCTGGAGCTGCTCGGCAAGTCTCCGATTCACACGGTGTACATTGTAGACAGCTACGGCTCGCTGTATCCGGAGGAAATCCGCGACATTTCGGATATGTATCTGGAAAAGATGGACAAATACGGCAAGCAGGTGGGCATTCACGCGCACAACAACATGCAGCTGGCATTTGCCAATACCATCACCGCCTGCGCAAACGGCGTCAGCATGCTGGACGCGACGATGAACGGCATGGGACGCGGCGCGGGAAACTGCATGATGGAACAGCTCATGACCTTCCTGCGCAACCCGAAATACCAGCTGCCGCCGGTGCTTCGCTTTGTCGAGCAGCACATGGACAAGCTGCGTGCGGAGGGCGTCAAGTGGGGATACGACACGCCGTACCTGCTGACCGGATACATGGACATGCATCCGCGCACGGCAATTGCCTTTACCAAGGACAATCGCCACGACTACGCGACCTACTTTGCCAATCTGGGACACGAATAA
- a CDS encoding 6-phosphofructokinase: MKRIGMLTSGGDCQGLNSTLRGVAKALYEEYGKEVEIYGFKDGYKGLIQGEYRLMSSSDFSGILTIGGTILGTSRQPFKNMRDKDENGVDKVTKMIQTYNDMKLDCLVILGGNGTTKTANLLREEGLNIISLPKTIDNDLWGTEVTFGYQTAVDIATDVLDKVHSTATSHSRVFLVEIMGHGAGWLTLSAGIAGGADIILIPEIPYDLDAVVYELEERRRHGHAFSIVAVAEGAISKEEAKMSKKEFKAARAKMTDPSISFRLARELGERCSQEIRVVNPGHIQRGGGPDAYDRILTTRLGTGAARLIKHKQYGNMVAIRNNEIVAVPLSEVAGKLKTVPVDNDLVQAARDIGISFGDESPEKDKKKDKDKKKDKDKKDKDKKDEKA, from the coding sequence ATGAAACGAATTGGTATGCTGACAAGCGGCGGCGATTGTCAGGGCTTGAACTCGACCCTGCGTGGTGTTGCAAAAGCGCTGTATGAGGAATACGGCAAGGAAGTAGAAATCTACGGCTTTAAGGATGGATACAAGGGACTCATTCAGGGAGAATACCGCCTCATGTCTTCGAGCGACTTTTCCGGCATTCTGACGATTGGCGGCACCATTCTCGGCACTTCGCGCCAGCCGTTTAAAAATATGCGCGACAAGGACGAAAACGGCGTTGATAAGGTCACAAAGATGATTCAGACCTACAACGACATGAAGCTGGACTGTCTGGTTATTCTCGGCGGCAACGGCACGACAAAGACCGCGAACCTGCTGCGTGAGGAAGGTCTGAACATCATTTCTCTGCCAAAGACCATCGACAACGACCTGTGGGGCACCGAGGTTACGTTTGGCTATCAGACCGCGGTGGACATTGCGACCGACGTGCTGGATAAGGTGCATTCGACGGCGACCTCTCACAGCCGCGTATTTTTGGTAGAAATCATGGGTCATGGTGCCGGCTGGCTGACCCTGAGCGCAGGCATTGCGGGCGGCGCAGATATTATTCTGATTCCGGAAATCCCGTATGATCTGGACGCGGTTGTCTATGAGCTGGAGGAGCGCCGCCGTCACGGCCACGCGTTCAGCATTGTCGCTGTGGCAGAGGGCGCGATTTCCAAGGAAGAAGCAAAGATGTCCAAGAAGGAATTCAAGGCAGCCCGTGCAAAGATGACAGATCCGTCTATCAGCTTCCGTCTGGCTCGTGAGCTGGGTGAGAGATGCTCGCAGGAAATCCGCGTCGTGAATCCGGGACACATTCAGCGCGGCGGCGGTCCGGATGCGTATGACCGCATTCTGACCACGCGTCTGGGTACCGGCGCGGCACGCCTGATTAAGCACAAGCAGTACGGCAACATGGTAGCGATTCGCAACAATGAAATCGTTGCGGTTCCGCTCAGCGAGGTTGCCGGAAAGCTCAAGACGGTGCCGGTAGACAACGATCTGGTACAGGCAGCGCGCGACATCGGCATCAGCTTCGGCGATGAGAGTCCGGAAAAGGACAAGAAGAAGGACAAAGACAAGAAAAAGGATAAAGACAAAAAGGACAAAGATAAGAAGGACGAAAAAGCATAA
- the pap gene encoding polyphosphate:AMP phosphotransferase: MLNHVDFNRHMTDIEYRLETREVRGELAQLQHRMKESKLPVIVLFEGWDSSGKGSMIASMIQTLDPRFFKVYNTKDPTPEEQRYPFLWRHWRRTPERGQMAIFDESWYPEVSRARLENNLSVDEAYSRMESINTFERELSQDGYLIIKFFLHISAKEQAHRQEKLMRDKNTRWRVTERDQYRNKHYKEYYRVYDEMLEKTNTVFAPWHVISAQERRSAMNEIYQVIVQSIRSALDEKKVIIPSEYHAQMHTFHLVKKPLLEDVPLYRSIDEDVYRNLLHKEQKKLAKLHNIVYRKRIPVIVAYEGWDAAGKGGNIKRLTAALDPRGYEVVPIASPTPTEKAHNHLWRFWQHFPEDGHITVFDRTWYGRVMVERLEGFCTEEEWKRAYQEINELEYELQKWGAILIKFWLHIDSDEQLRRFKERQETPEKQWKITDEDWRNREKWDQYETAVNDMIRLTSTEYAPWTIVESQDKKFGRIKAIQTLNDAIEARI, encoded by the coding sequence ATGCTGAATCACGTCGATTTCAACCGCCACATGACGGATATTGAATACCGTTTGGAAACGCGCGAGGTGCGCGGGGAGCTTGCCCAGCTCCAGCACCGCATGAAGGAGAGCAAGCTGCCGGTCATCGTTTTGTTTGAGGGCTGGGATTCTTCCGGCAAAGGAAGCATGATTGCCAGCATGATTCAGACACTCGACCCGCGCTTCTTCAAGGTCTACAACACCAAGGACCCCACGCCGGAGGAACAGCGCTATCCGTTTTTATGGCGGCACTGGCGGCGCACGCCGGAGCGCGGACAAATGGCGATTTTTGACGAGAGCTGGTATCCGGAGGTCTCCCGCGCCCGTTTGGAAAACAATCTCTCGGTTGACGAGGCGTACAGCCGCATGGAGAGCATCAACACATTTGAGCGGGAGCTGTCGCAGGACGGCTATCTCATCATCAAGTTTTTCCTGCACATCTCCGCCAAGGAGCAGGCGCACCGGCAGGAAAAACTCATGCGCGACAAAAACACCCGCTGGCGCGTGACGGAGCGCGACCAATACCGCAACAAGCACTACAAGGAATACTACCGCGTCTACGACGAAATGCTGGAAAAAACCAACACGGTGTTCGCGCCGTGGCATGTCATCAGCGCGCAGGAGCGCCGCAGCGCGATGAATGAAATCTATCAAGTCATCGTGCAGTCAATTCGCTCCGCGCTGGACGAGAAAAAGGTGATTATCCCGTCAGAGTATCACGCCCAGATGCACACCTTCCATCTGGTCAAAAAGCCGCTGCTGGAGGATGTCCCGCTGTACCGCTCCATTGACGAGGACGTCTATCGAAACCTGCTGCACAAGGAGCAAAAAAAGCTCGCCAAGCTGCACAACATCGTGTATCGCAAGCGCATTCCGGTCATCGTGGCATACGAGGGCTGGGACGCAGCCGGAAAGGGCGGCAACATCAAGCGCCTGACGGCAGCATTGGATCCGCGCGGCTATGAGGTGGTGCCGATTGCGTCCCCGACGCCGACGGAAAAGGCGCACAACCATCTGTGGCGGTTCTGGCAGCATTTTCCGGAGGACGGACACATCACGGTGTTTGACCGCACATGGTACGGCCGCGTCATGGTCGAGCGGCTGGAAGGCTTCTGCACAGAGGAAGAATGGAAGCGCGCCTATCAGGAAATCAACGAACTGGAATACGAGCTGCAAAAATGGGGCGCCATTCTCATCAAATTCTGGCTGCACATTGATTCGGATGAGCAGCTGCGCCGCTTCAAGGAACGGCAGGAGACGCCGGAAAAACAATGGAAAATCACGGATGAGGACTGGCGCAACCGCGAAAAGTGGGATCAATACGAAACCGCCGTCAACGACATGATTCGTCTGACCTCTACGGAATACGCGCCGTGGACGATTGTGGAATCGCAGGACAAAAAATTCGGGCGCATCAAAGCCATTCAGACACTCAACGATGCCATTGAGGCGCGCATTTGA
- a CDS encoding LysR family transcriptional regulator, whose product MTLRNLRIFLAVADCGSMSEAAKKMHIAQPSVSGTISEIEEQYQVRLFERLGRRLYITPTGEQLCEYARHILSAFDSMEQRLRNADDTDMLRIGATVTVGTCILGDVLKRYIAETGHPAPRVLVDNTQVIEQQLLKSELDVAIVEGSISSPDLVTQCMMNDPLALVCAAHHNPFRERRCVSMAELQRIPFILREKGSGTREVFERAMPHINAQWVCNNSEAILHGVEQGFGMTVISRRLAEQRLASGSLIELCVTDMSLERQFSVVWHKNKYKGNSLQQFIDISTQYGLEQERT is encoded by the coding sequence ATGACCTTGAGAAATCTGCGCATTTTTTTGGCGGTTGCGGACTGCGGCAGCATGAGCGAGGCGGCAAAGAAAATGCACATTGCGCAGCCCTCTGTCAGCGGCACAATCAGTGAAATTGAGGAGCAGTATCAGGTGCGCCTGTTCGAACGGCTGGGCAGACGGCTGTATATCACGCCGACCGGCGAGCAGCTGTGTGAATATGCGCGGCATATTTTGTCCGCCTTTGACTCGATGGAACAGCGCCTGCGCAATGCGGATGACACGGATATGCTCCGCATCGGCGCGACGGTCACGGTGGGAACCTGCATTTTGGGAGATGTTCTCAAGCGCTACATTGCGGAAACCGGCCATCCGGCGCCGCGGGTGCTCGTGGACAACACGCAGGTCATCGAACAGCAGCTGCTCAAGAGCGAATTGGATGTCGCCATCGTGGAGGGCAGCATTTCCAGTCCGGATCTCGTCACGCAGTGCATGATGAATGACCCGCTGGCGCTGGTGTGCGCGGCGCATCACAATCCGTTTAGAGAGCGCCGGTGCGTCAGCATGGCGGAATTGCAGCGCATCCCGTTTATTCTGCGCGAGAAGGGCAGCGGCACACGAGAGGTGTTTGAGCGCGCGATGCCGCACATCAACGCCCAGTGGGTGTGCAACAACAGCGAGGCAATTTTGCATGGCGTCGAGCAGGGCTTCGGCATGACGGTGATTTCGCGCCGGCTGGCGGAGCAACGGCTGGCAAGCGGCAGCCTTATCGAGCTGTGCGTGACGGATATGTCACTGGAACGGCAGTTTTCCGTGGTTTGGCATAAAAACAAATACAAAGGCAACAGCTTACAGCAGTTTATAGACATCAGCACACAGTATGGCTTGGAACAGGAACGAACATAA
- a CDS encoding N-acetylmuramoyl-L-alanine amidase family protein, with translation MPTVFLSPSTQEYNAYYDGAGSEEYYMNRIADAMVPDLEASGITVLRNSTSDTAVTSAQKSNAGNAEFHLAIHSNAAPENLAGTLRGTDVYYYTGSELGRRAADIFANNFSMISPTPQRVHVIATSRLAELRRTAAPAILIEIAYHDNPDDANWIRANIRDIARNLSVSTADYFGVPFRQAVSG, from the coding sequence ATGCCGACTGTTTTTCTCAGCCCGTCAACGCAGGAATATAATGCGTATTATGACGGCGCGGGCAGCGAAGAATATTATATGAATCGGATTGCGGATGCGATGGTGCCGGACTTGGAGGCGTCCGGCATTACGGTTCTGCGCAACAGTACCAGCGACACCGCCGTGACCAGCGCGCAGAAATCCAATGCGGGAAACGCAGAGTTTCATCTGGCGATTCACTCCAATGCCGCACCGGAAAATCTTGCGGGAACACTGCGCGGTACAGATGTCTATTATTATACCGGCAGTGAACTGGGCAGGCGGGCAGCAGATATTTTTGCCAACAATTTCAGCATGATTTCCCCGACGCCGCAGCGCGTACACGTCATCGCAACATCCCGTCTGGCGGAGCTTCGCCGGACGGCGGCGCCTGCGATTCTCATAGAAATCGCATACCATGACAATCCCGACGATGCCAATTGGATTCGCGCGAATATACGCGACATTGCGCGCAATTTGTCGGTGTCCACGGCGGATTATTTCGGTGTGCCGTTTCGTCAGGCGGTGAGTGGGTGA
- the rpsB gene encoding 30S ribosomal protein S2 gives MSVISMKQLLEAGVHFGHQTRRWNPKMAQYIFTERNGIYIIDLQKTVKKLEEAYFFVRDTAAAGESILFVGTKKQAQDAIREEAERAGMFYVNARWLGGMLTNFTTMRTRIARLNQLKKMQEDGTFDLLPKKEVIKLQLEIAKLEKYLGGVKDMKKLPGAMFVVDPRKEKNAIAEARKLKIPVVAIVDTNCDPDEVDYVIPGNDDAIRAIKLISATMANAVLEGKQGEQLASEEAEEKAAE, from the coding sequence ATGTCTGTAATTTCTATGAAGCAGCTGCTGGAAGCTGGCGTACACTTTGGCCATCAGACCAGAAGATGGAACCCGAAAATGGCTCAGTACATTTTCACCGAGAGAAACGGTATCTACATTATCGATCTGCAGAAGACCGTAAAGAAGCTGGAGGAGGCTTACTTCTTCGTTCGTGATACCGCTGCTGCTGGCGAGTCCATTCTGTTCGTTGGTACCAAGAAGCAGGCTCAGGACGCTATCCGCGAGGAAGCTGAGCGCGCTGGCATGTTCTATGTAAACGCAAGATGGCTGGGCGGCATGCTGACCAACTTCACCACCATGCGTACCCGTATCGCTCGTCTGAACCAGCTGAAGAAGATGCAGGAAGACGGCACCTTCGATCTGCTGCCGAAGAAGGAAGTTATCAAGCTGCAGCTGGAGATCGCTAAGCTGGAGAAGTATCTGGGCGGCGTCAAGGACATGAAGAAGCTGCCGGGCGCTATGTTCGTTGTAGATCCGCGCAAGGAAAAGAACGCAATCGCTGAGGCTCGCAAGCTGAAGATTCCGGTAGTTGCTATCGTTGATACCAACTGTGATCCGGACGAAGTTGATTACGTAATCCCGGGCAACGATGACGCAATCCGCGCTATCAAGCTGATCTCTGCTACCATGGCTAACGCTGTACTGGAAGGCAAGCAGGGCGAGCAGCTGGCATCTGAGGAAGCTGAAGAGAAGGCTGCTGAGTAA